The Mauremys reevesii isolate NIE-2019 linkage group 21, ASM1616193v1, whole genome shotgun sequence genome has a window encoding:
- the LOC120387885 gene encoding ceramide-1-phosphate transfer protein isoform X2 has translation MSTDKNLILPSLTVKHCLVIIPEKDAVTKIEIIENYRNSDQQEKYLTVQSMVEYELANDLVDLQKRSKHPDSGCRTFLRLHRALHWLQMFLEGLRTGEDNSKTSVICSETYNASLANYHPWIIRKAAGVAFCALPTRNTFLETMNVGTAEEAVAMLGEALPYICEVYKITEELYAQHKLLDLP, from the exons ATGTCtaccgataaaaatctaatccttccaagcctaacaGTGAAACACTGCCTCGTGATCATCCCTGAAAAAG ATGCAGTGACCAAAATAGAGATCATAGAGAATTACCGTAATAGTGACCAGCAAGAAAAGTACTTGACCGTTCAATCCATGGTGGAGTATGAGCTGGCTAATGACCTGGTTGATCTCCAAAAGCGATCCAAGCACCCTGACTCAGGCTGCAGAACCTTCTTGCGCCTCCACCGAGCCCTTCACTGGCTGCAGATGTTCTTGGAAGGACTGAGGACTGGCGAGGACAACTCCAAAACCTCCGTGATCTGCTCAGAGACATACAATGCTTCCTTGGCTAACTATCATCCCTGGATTATTCGCAAGGCTGCCGGGGTGGCTTTTTGTGCCTTACCCACTCGAAATACATTCCTTGAAACCATGAATGTGGGTACAGCTGAAGAGGCCGTGGCTATGCTGGGGGAAGCTTTGCCCTATATCtgtgaagtctataaaatcacagAGGAGCTCTATGCCCAACATAAACTGCTTGACCTCCCCTAG
- the TAS1R3 gene encoding taste receptor type 1 member 3: protein MKFAIDKINNSTSLLPGIKLGYEIYDSCLEPVVVIQPSLLFLTREGSAGIRVLCSYTDYQTRVTAVIGPYLSDLALITAKLFSFFLIPQVSYGASSEKLSQEEYYPSFFRSVPSDKSQSKALVQLLDKFGWNWIAAIGSENEYGREGLGTFSSLATAQGICIAYEALIPADPSVPQDHKKLETIIKYINETQVNVIVLFSVDRPVKALLEQWISHGFSQKVWIATEAWVMSDIVTSIPNIQTIGTVIGFTIKGGIVPGFKDYVADLFASIQQESFCQASWEYSHDANSAVLGPQCRQCDNVSLHDVSHLLENQQTYAVYIAVYSVAHTLHQALGCTEEGCPKATVKSWQLLDIMKELQFTLDNQSFHMDQFHSMNQGFDIMFWSWQKGNLQYIPVGDYQESLHINTSQIRFHTMDSKKPVSTCFWRCEPGQIKRVKGFHLCCYDCIDCEENTYERSKEDLFCTDCPEHQWSPIRSTKCYDRSERYFFWDEPLIIGLLVLMLFTMVLTGLSAVLFLKNLNTPLVQASGGARSIFALLFLLLMCLSLCLQIGKPSTASCMLQQPLYTLCLCACFSTFLVKSLEIVLLTEFTSCPKGFLLWVTQKRAWLVVAVTCLVESMLCFWYIYSVPAFPVRDYKLLHSQVLIRCRIQSWFAYVMIHGYNGGLAFICFLCTFMVQTPAKKYNMARGITFSMLAYFVTWIAFIATYSTVQPTQQPAAEICGGLLCTLGLLTSFYIPKCYILLFKPEWNTLAYFQLHQGRAS, encoded by the exons ATGAAGTTTGCCATCGATAAAATCAACAACTCCACTTCCCTCCTCCCGGGAATAAAACTGGGCTATGAAATCTACGACAGCTGCTTAGAGCCAGTGGTGGTCATACAGCCCAGCTTGTTATTCCTGACCAGGGAGGGCAGCGCTGGGATCAGAGTCCTGTGCAGCTACACCGACTACCAGACCCGAGTAACAGCGGTGATCGGGCCTTACCTGTCAGACCTCGCTCTGATTACAGCCAAGCTCTTCAGCTTCTTTCTAATCCCGCAG GTCAGCTATGGAGCCAGCAGTGAGAAACTCAGCCAAGAGGAGTATTACCCATCCTTTTTCCGGTCCGTTCCCAGTGATAAGAGCCAGTCGAAAGCCCTGGTGCAGCTACTCGACAAGTTTGGATGGAACTGGATTGCGGCCATCGGGAGCGAAAATGAATATGGCCGTGAAGGCCTGGGCACCTTCTCCAGCTTGGCCACAGCCCAGGGCATCTGCATAGCCTACGAGGCATTGATTCCTGCTGACCCATCAGTCCCACAAGATCACAAGAAACTGGAGACAATAATCAAGTACATCAATGAGACTCAGGTGAATGTAATTGTTCTCTTCTCCGTGGACAGGCCCGTGAAGGCCCTGCTGGAACAGTGGATCAGTCATGGCTTCAGCCAGAAGGTCTGGATTGCCACTGAAGCCTGGGTGATGTCTGACATAGTCACCTCCATCCCTAACATCCAGACCATTGGGACTGTCATTGGCTTTACCATCAAGGGAGGCATTGTACCTGGCTTTAAAGACTACGTTGCTGACCTCTTCGCATCCATCCAGCAGGAGAGTTTCTGCCAGGCTTCCTGGGAGTACAGCCACGATGCCAACTCCGCTGTGCTCGGCCCGCAGTGCAGGCAATGCGACAATGTCTCCCTGCATGACGTCTCTCACTTGCTAGAGAACCAGCAGACCTACGCGGTGTACATCGCCGTGTACAGCGTGGCCCATACGCTGCACCAGGCGCTGGGGTGCACGGAGGAAGGGTGCCCAAAAGCAACTGTCAAGTCCTGGCAG CTGCTGGACATCATGAAAGAGCTTCAGTTCACCCTTGATAACCAATCATTCCACATGGACCAGTTCCATAGCATGAACCAGGGCTTCGACATCATGTTCTGGAGCTGGCAGAAAGGCAACCTCCAGTATATACCCGTGGGAGACTACCAGGAGTCCTTACACATCAACACGTCCCAGATTCGGTTTCACACCATGGATAGCAAG AAGCCTGTATCCACGTGTTTTTGGCGGTGTGAACCCGGGCAGATTAAGAGAGTGAAGGGATTCCACCTCTGCTGTTATGACTGTATCGACTGTGAAGAAAACACCTACGAGAGAAGCAAAG AGGACTTGTTTTGCACTGACTGTCCAGAACATCAGTGGTCACCTATTCGAAGCACCAAGTGTTACGACCGCAGCGAGAGGTACTTCTTCTGGGACGAGCCGCTCATCATCGGCTTGCTGGTCCTGATGCTCTTCACCATGGTGCTGACCGGCCTGTCAGCAGTGCTCTTCCTTAAGAACCTCAACACGCCGCTGGTGCAGGCGTCCGGGGGTGCCAGGAGCATCTTTGCCCTGCTCTTCCTCTTGCTGATGTGCCTCAGCTTGTGCCTCCAAATAGGGAAGCCCAGCACTGCCAGCTGTATGCTCCAGCAGCCTCTCTACACCCTGTGCCTCTGCGCTTGCTTCTCCACCTTCTTAGTCAAGTCGCTGGAGATCGTCTTGCTGACGGAGTTCACAAGCTGTCCCAAAGGCTTCCTGCTCTGGGTGACCCAGAAGAGGGCCTGGCTCGTTGTCGCTGTCACCTGCCTGGTTGAGAGCATGCTCTGTTTTTGGTACATCTACTCGGTTCCAGCCTTCCCGGTGAGGGATTACAAACTGCTGCACTCCCAGGTTCTGATCCGTTGTAGGATTCAGTCCTGGTTCGCCTACGTTATGATCCATGGCTACAACGGCGGCCTGGCATTCATCTGTTTCCTCTGCACTTTCATGGTGCAGACCCCTGCCAAGAAGTACAACATGGCCCGGGGGATAACGTTTAGCATGCTGGCCTACTTCGTTACTTGGATCGCTTTCATCGCCACCTACAGCACGGTGCAGCCCACGCAGCAGCCCGCCGCGGAGATCTGCGGTGGGCTGCTGTGCACGCTGGGGCTCCTGACCTCCTTCTACATCCCTAAATGCTACATCCTCTTGTTTAAGCCCGAGTGGAACACGTTGGCTTATTTCCAGTTACACCAAGGAAGGGCCTCATGA